From the Actinopolymorpha singaporensis genome, the window ACCGTCTTGCCGGCCTGCCGTCGGCGAAGACCCACATCGGCCGCATCTTCACCAAGCTCGACCTGCGTGACCGGGCGCAGGCGGTGATCTTCGCGTACGAGAGCGGCCTGGTCACCGCCGGCGCCGACCAGGAACGCCGGTGACCCCGGCCCAGGATCCGCCCGGACCAACACAGTGGCCAGGCCAGGGACCAGCCCAGCGGCCAGGCCAGGTCCGGACACCACGGACCGTAGGAACACCTGGGATGACGTGCGCCTTCGGCGGGCATGAGTCGTCCGGTACGGAACGAGCCGCGGTACCCCAGAAGGCTCGCCCAGCCGGTTCGCCTAGTCTGGGGAGGCGTCGCGGCTGACGCGGCAGACTGGGGCGCGGTATGCCACCGTTCGCTCCGTTCCGCATCTGTGCGGTCTTACTCAACGGCTGGCACGTAGGTGACGCCGGAATGGAAGGAACGACGAGCGGATGGTTCGATCCCGGCGGATCGTGCTCGCGACCCTGGCCGCGCTGACGGCACTGACCGGCGCGGGGCCCGCCATCACCCCCGCCGGCGCGACCAGCACCCGGCCCGATCTCCCGGGCTCGGCGGCCTGGCAGCAGGCCTCCTTCGACGGGCGCCCACTGCCCAGCCTCACCGGAACGTCGCCGGCCTCGGTGGCGGCATACTTCGCCGGGTTGCCCGCCGCGGAGCGGAACCGACTGGCCGCGCGCTACCCCGCCGTGGTCGGCAACCTGGACGGCGCACCCCCTGTCATGCGGTACGCCGCCAACCGGCACGAGGTGGCCAGGTCCGGTGTCTGGCGCGGCGTGCTGGACCTGCGCGACCGGCAGATCCTCGCGCTCGACCCCCGCGAACGCGGTCTCGCCGTCGAGGTGTTCGGCGATCTGGCGACCGCGGACCGGGTGGCCGTGCTGGTGCCCGGCGCGGGCGCGGACCTGTACCACCTGGACGAGCCCGGCGGAATTGCCGCCGGTGCCCGCGCCATGCGCGCGGAGGCCGAACGCCAGGACCCGGGCACCCGGTTGGCGGTGATCGCCTGGGCCGGATACGCCACTCCGGTCGACGCCGGGGCCGCCGCGATGCAGGGCAGTCTGGCCCGGGTGGGCGCGGGCCGGCTGCAGCGGTTCCTCGCCGGCCTGTCGGCGTACACCTCGGCCCCGATCGGGCTCTTCTGCCACAGTTACGGCTCGGTGGTGTGCGGCCTCAGCCACCTGCCCCGTCAGGTCGACGACATCGCGGTGTTCGGCAGTCCGGGGGTGCGGCACCGCACCGCGTCCAGCCTGACGCACACCGCCCGGGTCTGGGCGGGACTCGCCGCCGGTGACCCGATCAGGTACGTCCCGTTCGTACGCGTCGGCGACTACGGCCATGGGCCGAGCCCGGTGGCGCCCTCGTTCGGCGCCAAGGTCTTCGCCACCACGGGCGCCCGCGGCCACAGTGGCTACCTCACTCCCGGCACCGAGTCGTTGCGCAACCTGGTGCGGATCGCGCTCGGCCACGAGGCCGCGGTCACGCCGGCGGCGCCCCCGCGGCCTCCCGCGTAGCAGGGCGTACACCAGGGTCGGCCGGGCGTCGCCGGGATCCGGCTGGCGTACGCCAGGGTCGGTTGGGGGAGCGGTCAGGGACTTACCCCGATGGAGGACGCCGCGCGGACGGCAATCATCGACCCCATGAACGCTGGAACTGCCTTCTCTTCAGGGCACAGCTCCTCGCAGCCCGGCTCACCGCAGTACGGCTCACCGCAGCAGACCTCGCCGGGGGGATCGCTGCGGATAGGCGACGCCGAACGTGAGCGAGCCGTGGAGATGCTGCAGGCGGCCTACGCCGAGGGCCGGATCGACCACACCGAACTCGACCTTCGGGTGGGCGGCGCACTGGCCGCGGTCGACCGCGCCGACCTCGCTCACGCACTGCGCGGGCTTCCGTTGCCGGACGCAGGCGCATCGAGCACGTGGGGCACTTCGAGCACGGCCCAGGCTCCGCGCGTGCCGACCGGTCGCCCGGGCGCGATGCCGAGCGGGTCGGACCGATCCCTGGCACTGCTCGCCCACTGGTCGGGCGTACCCACGCTGTTCGTCGGGCCGCTCGTGATCGCGGCGACGGCGGGCCAGCGGTCGGCTTTCGTACGCCAGCAGGCCACCGAGGCGACCAACTTCCAGCTCAGCTTCCTCGGCGCGTGCATCGCGATCGGGATCCTGAGCGGCATCACGTTCGGGATTGCAGCGGTGATGTACGTCCCGCTGGTCCTGGCCTGGATGTTGCTGTCGGGCATCGCGGGGATGTCGTCGCTGTGCGGGAACCGCTGGCGCTACCCCTGGGCGGTTCGCCTGCTCAAATAGGGCGGAGGCGCGCGTACGGCCTGCAGAGTGGGAGAGGGGGACCCACCCCGTAGGGTCGACGGGTGACGCGCGCACCCGCACCGCCGCCGGAGGTACGCCGGGCCCGCCTCGCGGTGGCCGTGACGTTCCTCGTCCACGCGGCCGTCTTCGCGACCTGGGCTCCCCGGATCCCCTCCATCAAGCAGGCACTCCACCTCGACAACGGCGCCCTCGGAATCGCGCTCGGCGGCCTCGCGGTCGGCCTGCTGGTGGGCACCAGGCTGACCGGCCGGATGGAGCGGGCCGGTCGCACCGGCCTGGCGATGCGCATCCTCGTGCCGGTGCAGGCCGTCGCACTGGTTGCCCCGGCGTTCGCCACCGACCTGGTGACGCTGACCGCCGCGCTGGCCGTGCTCGGCCTGATCGGCGGGATGCTGGACGTGGCGATGAACGCACACGCCGTGGCGGTCGAGAGGCTGTACGGCCGGCCGATCATGTCCGGCTTCCACGGGCTGTGGAGCCTCGGCTCGATGGTGGGCTCGGCGATCGCGGCGCTGGTGGCCCGGGAGGGCGTGGACGTCCGCGTGCACTTCATCGTGGCCGGAGCGGTCTGCGCGCTGGCCAGTGCGCCGTTTCTCACCCGCCTGCTGCGCCCCGACCAGGAGGCGGCGGTCACCGGCCACCACGTGGAGGTGCCCGGCGGGCGGCGGCCGCCGGTGCCCGTGGTCGTGGTCGTGATGATGGCGGCGATGGGGTTCGGCTCGTTCCTCGGCGAGGGGGCGATCGCCGACTGGAGCGCTGTCTACCTGAACGAGAGCCTCGGCGCCTCCGTCGGGCTGGCCGCGCTCGGCCTTTCGGTGTTCTCCGGCGCGATGACGGCGTCCAGGCTGATCGCGGACCGGGTGGGTGCGAGGTACGGCCCGGTGGTGGTGGCGCGCGCCGGTGCCGCGCTGGGTGCGCTGGGGTACGCCGTCTTCCTGCTCGCGCCCGGGCCGATGGTCGCGCTGGTGGGCTTCGCCGTCGCCGGGTTCGGGATCGGGCCGGCGGTCCCTGTCGTGTTCAGCGCTGCCGGCAACACCGGGACGAGGAACCGCGTGTCGGTCCTCGGCCCGGTGGTGTCGGCGGGCTATCTGGGCGCGGTCCTCGGCCCGGTCGCGATCGGCGCCGTCGCCCACCGGACCGGTCTGACCTGGGCGCTGGTCATCCCGCTTGCGTTCGTGGCGCTCATCTTCGTCGCGGCCGGGCTGCTGCGCGGGGCGGCCGGTGGCGACGATTCCGGTGGCGGGAAGGGCAGTGGCGAGCGAGCCGGGCCGCGAGCCGCGGACCAGACCGCCGCCCGCGCCCACGGCCCGGCCAACATCGACGGCTGACAGCCGCCGCCCGCGTCAGCGCCCCGCGGCCGCCCACTCCGAGACGGCGCCCTGGTGGAGTGCGGCGTAGACCCGGTCCCGCAACCGGTTGGCGTCGGCGTCGGTGAGGGTGCGGTCCAGTGCGCGGACCACCAGCCGGACCAGCACGTTCCGCTGGCCCGGCGCAATACCCAGCCGGGTCCGCGCGACCTCGGGCAGGTCGTCGTACGACGTCTCGGCCAGCACCTCGACGGTCTCCACGACGTCGGCGTCCGCACCCAGGGCCGAACGCACCCGGTCGCCGAGCAGTTCGGCCGACGTGTCCACGTCGGCATCCACCACGACGGACAGGTCGCGGCGTACCGGCGGCTGGTGGGAGACGGGGCGGTACGCCGACCGATCGAGCATCTGGCCGGCCACCCGGGGGTCGGCCGACCGCAACAGCCGGATGTCCGGGACGCCCTTGCCGAGCATCAGCAGCCGGTCCAGCCCGAGTCCCATCGCCAGGCCGCTCCAGGTGGGTACGGGCAGTCCGGCGCCGGCCAGCACACCGGGCGCGGCCAGCCCGCACTCGCCGATCTCCACCCAGCGACCCTGCCACCACACGTCGATCTGACGGCCGTGTTCGGTGTAGGGGTGGACCTTCGGTTCGGTGCGCCAGCGACTGCCCGGGAGCGCCGCCTCCACCACCCGCCCGATCATCTCGCCGAGGTCGGGGTCGGTGCAGGGCCGGTCGCGGCGAATCCGCCACAGGTCGAGCTGGTGCGGCGTGCCCGTGTGCTGCCAGTCGATGCTGTCCCGCCGGTAACACATGCCGGGACAGACCAGCAGCACGTCGGCCGGTGACCCGTCGGGACCGGCCTCGCCCTCGGCGGCCAGCCGGCGGAGAGCGCCCGGGACCATCGCGCTGCTGTGGCTGCGCAGCACGTGACCGGCGTCGACGTAGCGGGTGTAGCGCTCCTCGCGGGTCACGGCATCGGCGGCGTAACCCAGGTTGTCGTAGTTGTCGGCGAGGGAGACGACGGGAGAGGACCGTACGACGCGGACCTCGGCGTCCCAGGCCGAACCCAGGGCGGCGGCCAGGTCGTCGACCACGAGTTGCAGGGCGTGCGGGCCCTGTGCCGGGTCGGACAGGTCACGGATCGAGAGACAGGCTCGCAGCTGCGCGGGCGAAAGAATCGACATCGGAGTACTCCTCGAAGGATCGTTCGCGGTGGGGAACGGAGTGAAGGGACTCACACACCCCGACCGGCCGCGAGGAGATCCACCGAGGAGAACGCCGCCGACGGCGCCCGGTGGTTCGCGTTCAGGCGAACGCGGCACCCGGGCATGCCCGGCACTCCACCCCGACGGCACCGCGGTGCCGGCCGGGGCGGGGAAATCGCTGCCCGGGTACGCCCATGCGGACAAAGGTACGCGCCCGAGACCGCGTACCGCCATGGCCTCCACAGGCGAGGTCCGAACGAGTCCGAGCCAGGTCCGACGAGAGCCTGAGGAGGTCGATCTCCTCCTCAGGGCGGACATCGAGGTGGGCAAACTCCACCCGGCGGGTCACGCCGCAGGGTTGCCCACCGCCTACGGTTGGGGACGCCAGCAGGCCAGCTGTGCGAACCAAGGTGTCGGGAGGCATCCGTGGGACGAATCGAGGCGAGGAACCTCACCAAGACCTACGGCGGGAAACGCGCGGTGGACGATCTGTCGTTCACCGTCGAACCCGGCGTGGTGACCGGCTTCCTCGGCCCCAACGGTGCGGGCAAGTCCACCACCATGCGGCTGATGCTCGGCCTTGACCACGGCGGCGGGCAGACCCGCTTCGACGGCCAGCCGTACTCCCGGCTCACCCACCCGATGCGGCAAGTCGGCGCGGTGCTGGAGGCGAAGGCGTTCCACCCGACCCGCACCGCCCGCAACCACCTGGCGATGCTGGCGGCCGCCAACGGCATTCCCCGGCAGCGGGTCGATGTCGTCCTCGACCACGTCGGGCTGACCGACGTCGCCGGCCGCAGGCCGAAGACGTTCTCTCTCGGTATGGGACAGCGGCTGGGCCTGGCCAGCGCGCTGCTCGGCGACCCGCACACCCTGATCCTCGACGAGCCGGCCAACGGGCTGGACCCGCAGGGCATCACCTGGCTGCGCAACTTCCTGAAGTCCTTCGCCTCCACCGGGCGCACGGTGTTCGTCTCCAGCCACCTGCTGGCCGAGATGGGGCTGATGGCCGACCGGCTGGTGGTGATCGGCCGCGGCCGGCTGATCGCCGCCGGGGAGGTCCAGGACTTCGTACGCAAGGCCTCCCACACCGCCGTGATCGTCCGCACACCGCAGGCCGACAGACTGGTCGAGGCGCTGCGCGCGCGGCAGGTGCCGGCCGAGTCCCAGGGCGACGGCAGCCTGGTGGTCAACGGCCTGGACCAGGCCGAGGTGGGCGAGCTGGCGTTCTCCGCCGGCGTGGTCCTGCACGAGCTCACCACCCGGACCGCGACGCTGGAGGAGGCCTTCCTGGAGGCGACCGGCGGTTCTGAGGAGTACGTCGCCCAGCTCGGCCAGGCGAGCGTCCAGAATCCGGCAGCCCAGAACCCGGCAGCCCAGAACCCGGCAGCCCAGGAGGTGGCCGCCCAGCTCGTTCAGCCCGCCACCCCCGCGTCCTCGTCCTCGTCCGCCACCCCGCCCTCCGGAGAGTCTCGATGATCGACGCACTGCGGTTCGAGTGGATTCGGATCCGCACCATCCGCTCCACGTACTGGCTCACCGCCCTGGCCCTGCTGCTGAGCGCCACGGTCGCCGGAGTGGTCGCCTACTTCGGGCGGGAGAACGCGATCAGGCCCGAGACGGCCGGGGTGATCCTCACCGGCGGGTCGGCGTTCAGCCCGCTGCCGTTCACGGCGGTGTTCATGGGGATCATCGGGGTGTTCGCGTTCGGCCACGAGTACCGTCACGGCACGATCCTGCCCACCCTGACCGCCGTGCCCCGGCGTGGCTCGCTCGTGCTCGCCAAGGCCGTGACGGTGATCGGCTGGTCGCTGGTGGTGGCCGTGGTCAGCGTGGCGCTGAACTGGGCGGTGGCCCGGGTGCTGTCGGGCCAGTCGCTGCCGCTGTTCGACGCGCCCGTCGGGCCGGCGTTGGGTGGCTACCTCGGTTTCGTCGTGCT encodes:
- a CDS encoding alpha/beta hydrolase, coding for MVRSRRIVLATLAALTALTGAGPAITPAGATSTRPDLPGSAAWQQASFDGRPLPSLTGTSPASVAAYFAGLPAAERNRLAARYPAVVGNLDGAPPVMRYAANRHEVARSGVWRGVLDLRDRQILALDPRERGLAVEVFGDLATADRVAVLVPGAGADLYHLDEPGGIAAGARAMRAEAERQDPGTRLAVIAWAGYATPVDAGAAAMQGSLARVGAGRLQRFLAGLSAYTSAPIGLFCHSYGSVVCGLSHLPRQVDDIAVFGSPGVRHRTASSLTHTARVWAGLAAGDPIRYVPFVRVGDYGHGPSPVAPSFGAKVFATTGARGHSGYLTPGTESLRNLVRIALGHEAAVTPAAPPRPPA
- a CDS encoding ATP-binding cassette domain-containing protein, with protein sequence MGRIEARNLTKTYGGKRAVDDLSFTVEPGVVTGFLGPNGAGKSTTMRLMLGLDHGGGQTRFDGQPYSRLTHPMRQVGAVLEAKAFHPTRTARNHLAMLAAANGIPRQRVDVVLDHVGLTDVAGRRPKTFSLGMGQRLGLASALLGDPHTLILDEPANGLDPQGITWLRNFLKSFASTGRTVFVSSHLLAEMGLMADRLVVIGRGRLIAAGEVQDFVRKASHTAVIVRTPQADRLVEALRARQVPAESQGDGSLVVNGLDQAEVGELAFSAGVVLHELTTRTATLEEAFLEATGGSEEYVAQLGQASVQNPAAQNPAAQNPAAQEVAAQLVQPATPASSSSSATPPSGESR
- a CDS encoding DUF1707 and DUF4870 domain-containing protein — protein: MNAGTAFSSGHSSSQPGSPQYGSPQQTSPGGSLRIGDAERERAVEMLQAAYAEGRIDHTELDLRVGGALAAVDRADLAHALRGLPLPDAGASSTWGTSSTAQAPRVPTGRPGAMPSGSDRSLALLAHWSGVPTLFVGPLVIAATAGQRSAFVRQQATEATNFQLSFLGACIAIGILSGITFGIAAVMYVPLVLAWMLLSGIAGMSSLCGNRWRYPWAVRLLK
- a CDS encoding MFS transporter; amino-acid sequence: MTRAPAPPPEVRRARLAVAVTFLVHAAVFATWAPRIPSIKQALHLDNGALGIALGGLAVGLLVGTRLTGRMERAGRTGLAMRILVPVQAVALVAPAFATDLVTLTAALAVLGLIGGMLDVAMNAHAVAVERLYGRPIMSGFHGLWSLGSMVGSAIAALVAREGVDVRVHFIVAGAVCALASAPFLTRLLRPDQEAAVTGHHVEVPGGRRPPVPVVVVVMMAAMGFGSFLGEGAIADWSAVYLNESLGASVGLAALGLSVFSGAMTASRLIADRVGARYGPVVVARAGAALGALGYAVFLLAPGPMVALVGFAVAGFGIGPAVPVVFSAAGNTGTRNRVSVLGPVVSAGYLGAVLGPVAIGAVAHRTGLTWALVIPLAFVALIFVAAGLLRGAAGGDDSGGGKGSGERAGPRAADQTAARAHGPANIDG
- a CDS encoding ABC transporter permease; the encoded protein is MIDALRFEWIRIRTIRSTYWLTALALLLSATVAGVVAYFGRENAIRPETAGVILTGGSAFSPLPFTAVFMGIIGVFAFGHEYRHGTILPTLTAVPRRGSLVLAKAVTVIGWSLVVAVVSVALNWAVARVLSGQSLPLFDAPVGPALGGYLGFVVLWGLLGLGLGALLRSLPAAMVLLFVVPLVVEPLLGALTMIPALESLREYVNYLPFTAGNAMSQTMTELGGDGPQLVGQPSRLVSSLTFTAWVAALLAAATALFHKRDA